The Acinonyx jubatus isolate Ajub_Pintada_27869175 chromosome B3, VMU_Ajub_asm_v1.0, whole genome shotgun sequence genomic interval ACCTCCTTCCCCCAGTTAATCTAGCCAGGCTAGACAACAGATTCTCTCTCCTGAGAACTTGAAATTAGGATTCTTTGACTGTAATTATTCTGCGCAGTTCACTTTATTACATGTATTGAAAACCCAGAGAATAAGGCCGTCATTGCGGGCAGCTATGTTTGCTGAGATGCAGCCAAGGCAGTGAAAGCCAGGTCACatataggaaagaagaaagcagatgCAGAGACAATGGACCACAAAatcaaagggagagagggagatgggtggggggagggggagagagagagatgtggagacagaaaaaggcagaaagaaaggcaggcaggaTTTTTATGCCTCTAGAGTTCCGTTTTTCAGGACTTTAAGTGTACCTCTTACCCTTGAGGTACTGAAGATACTCTGGTACCTTGTGGTAGCCAGTCTCCAGATGGCCCCCAGCGATTCTTGCCTCTGGTATTCATGCGCTTGTGCAGTCCCTGACCAATTGAATAGGGCTGGCCCATGTAAGCAATAGAATGTTGCAGAAATGATGATGCATAACTTTGTTTAAAAACCAAGTCTCAACAAATACCACTAAAGCTTATCATAAAGAGGATCTTGGAGAGGTAGGAAAAAGGTAGGATGAagatttcctcctctctctggaaaGCCTAGAAATGCTGTCCAGAGACGATAAATCAAAAAATAGAGATTCTTATCACTTAAAGATATAAAAGTAATAGAAGAActaaaactaagaataaaactGTGAGGAGACATTTGAGAAGAGAGGGGGTTACTGTAAGTGAGCAAAACTCACCTTTCACAGAAGGAATTAAATGGATGTTGCCTAAAGTGGATACACAAAAAAAAGCAGCATAAACATACTATTCCAAGAGttgtaagggcgcctgggtggctcagtcagtaaagcatcccactcttgatttcagctttggtcatgatgtcttggttcctgagatggagccccacatcaggctctgagctaacagcacaaaacctgcttgggattctctctctccctctctctctgcccctccctaacttgcTCATGTGCaggcatttctctctctttctctctgtctctctcaaaataaataaacttcagaaaaatatagtaaaagcATTTGTTCTTTAAAGAAAGAGTTGTAGATATAACAAACagacaaatttaaaacaaagagggtcaatttatttaataataactattaaattatttaagtaatacagtaaataatagtatttattaaattttgttaatgtttatttttgtgagagagagagagagagagagagagagacctcgagcaggggaggagcagaaggagagggagacatagaatccgaagcaggctccaggctctgacctgtcagcacagagcccgatgtggggctccaacccatgaactgcgagatcatgacctgagccgaagtcagacactcaaccgactgagccaccaaggggccccaatagtatttattattaataataatggtaatgatgGATCCACAAGTTAGACCATCAGAGACATTGTGGGACaaatcagaagagaaaggaaggaaaggaatgtgTATTGAATACCTATTAcctatgaagaaaatgaggctcagaaaatAAGGGTCACGAGCTAGCAGACTAAAGAACTGGTACACACCCGCAGGTTTATCTGACTCTACAGTCAAAGACCTGTCACTCTACCACATAATTAAGGGACCAAGAGTCTCTAGCCCTTAGAGCAGTGGGACTCTGCCACATTTTTACTGAGAAAGAACTAATCATCTAAATTACTTTATATTGCAATGTTTACTTAGAGCCATTTGATACATGTAGTTCTACTCCTTTGTCCATtttacatgcatatataattAACTGATTTTTCAACACTGTCTGATGCCaggtaaagcaaatattaatctCAGTTTGCAAACTTATGTGTacaccaaatttaatttttaaaactcagtttaaTTTCCCTAGATGCCCCATTAACCTGATAGTGGAAATTAAATCTTAGTCAATTCTGGGTTCTCCCACAGGTGTACTTCAGTGTTGTGTCTAAGTTTTGAGGAGGATAGGAGGAGACAAGGAGGCATCCAGCCCTATGGCCATCTGTCCTCTGGACCCTCCcatcctgccccacccctcccacaccccccccacccccccccccccccccccgtcaccaGTCCACAGGTGGCTGGCACATCACTCCCCATTCCTGTCCGCGAGGCCCCTGAGGGTTGAGCAGCTCTCCTTGCTCCTCTGTACCTCTCTCGGGCACACTAggctttattactttatttctgcATGTCTCTGAATGTGAGAAAGTTGTTGATGCTCTAGAAGGTCCTACCTGCCTAGAAATCCCATGCAGCCTCTTCTCTGTGGTGTTACCACTCCCCAAACTCTTCCCAGAAGGCAAGTTGCAAGTGCTCTCTGTTCTCAAACCCACAGCCCTATATGGGGTTCttccatacccccccccccagactcaGCCTGGGTTTGGGACAGCAGAGTACAATGTCCCTTCCCAGAGACTAGCCAGCTGAGCTAACCTTTCTCCATGGGATGTATCCTCTTTCCCCTACCAGTCAGAATCTCAGGAAATAAATCGTGAACTGACTCACCAGGGTTTTTTTCTAGGCCCTGAGTCCTAAACTTGAAAAGGCTTTACTCTGCCTTCTGCAATAATGTTTATTTCCCAATCTCCTTACCCAAATGGGAGGTGCAAGAGATCTAGGAGGGAtaagaaatacacacaaaaaaacaagagatagGATTTGAAAAATGTGATACTTCTACATGGGTACTATGCCAGATGCTGGATATACAAGGAAAAATACAATTCAATTCCTGATATCAGGATTTGTCCAGGGTCACAAAGCTAGTAGGGGGATACAGAGGAAAAACCCAACAGTGATGATATTGCATTTTGTGCAATAtcagaatttatatttatagataagAGGAATATAGTTGGGCAAGGGGAAGGGGGAGCTACTCAGAAAAGTTTTCCCATGGAAAACTGGATCTGATTCTGGTCAAGATTGGGAAGACACTTCAAGTAGGAGGAGCATCATATACATAGGCACAGAGGCCAGAGAGAACAGGATCCTTTCAAAAATGGCAGCAGTTTGGTTGGAGattaagttaaataataaaaatgggagaagaaaataaagcaataggTAGACCCTAGATCAAAAGGATGCTGTACTGGGAAGCTTATGCTGAAGCTGGGAAGTTTTACTCTGAAGGTTATTTGGAGACATCGAATGACTTTAGGCTGGAAAATATTGTAAtcccttttgtgtttttaaaagatcattctaaCACAACATGGAGAACTAAAGTGAGAAGGATATTCAAATccatataaaagataaaagagcCCAAGCTAAGGCAATGGCAGTGGGAATGTAGAAAGAGAGGAAATCCATTCACAAGATATCTTGAGGGCAAAATTACAGAAGTTGGGGTAAGAAggtgaaggagaagaacaagTCTAGGATAACTCCCCACATTCTGGCTTGGGCGACCAAGGAAATGATGATACCATTTCACATCAATAGGAATACACGAGAAGGGAATGTATGGGCAGAAGTAGATtgagggaaagggggagatgATACATTCATAGTTTTTCATTCAttaatcattttacttttaaaaattcacttggttcaatttttttaaatatctaaaaagaTATCTGGTTAGGAATCATGCTGTCAACCCTAACACTATCCACCCCAAACTACCACCTACAACaagtatcacttttttttttttaaacaagtatcaCTTTTTTGGCCTCTGGTATATTCCTCCAGTTGCTTTTAACACATTGGCCTCAAGGCATCCAGGTAGAGATCTTCATTTAATAGCTGGATAGATGGTGCTGGGGTTCAAGAGAGATACCTGGGCTCATGAAAAACAAACTTAACAGCAAGAAATCAGCTAagcccattaaaaaaatggtcaaagatCCTGAATAGacatcttttccaaagaaggtatgCAAATAGGCAACagatgtataaaaagaattttcaatatcacgaatcatcaggaaaatgccaatcaaaatcataatgagatatcacttcacacctgttagaatggctatagaaaagacaagaaataacaagtgttggtgaggatgttaagaaaagaaaccctgtacactgttggtaggaatgtaaactggtaaagccattatggaaaatagtatggagttttctttgaaaattaaaaatagaactaccatatgatccagcgcCCCCACTTTGGGgtatatttcaaaggaaattaaatcagtgTCTCAAAGAcatatctgcactcccatattcattgtagcattactcacaatagctgagatatggaaacaacctaagtgacTATCAATGAACGaatgtagaggtgcctgggtggctcagttggttaagcctcggacttcagctcaggtcacaatcttgaagttcatgggtttgagccctgcatccggctctgtgctgacagttcagagcctggagcctgcttcagattctgtgtctccctctctctctgcctctccccgactcatgctctgtctctctctctctctctctctctctctctctctctctcaaaaatcaataaacattaaaaaaattttaaggtgcagcacacacacacacacacacacacacacacggaatataATTCAactataaaagaaagaaggaaatcctgccatttgtgacaacattaTAAAACTggagggcataatgctaagtgaaataagccggacaaaaacaaatactatatggtatcacttatacgcagaatctaaacaaacaaacaaataaaaggtctaaattcatagaagcagagagtagaatggtggttgccagaggctgaggagtggaggaaatggggagatgttgggtgaaagggtacaaacttctagcCATAAGGTGAATAAGTTTTGGGGgcctaatgtacagcatggtgtccatagttaataatactgtattgcacacttgaaatttgctaagagaataaatcttcaTCCCCAAAACtgaaagttttgatttttttatttaaatataattgacatataacactgtacaaGTTTAAGATGTACATGTGCAAGTTTAACATGCTGATTTGATACACTTGTTTTATTGCAATGTGGTAAATCTTAAGTgttatcaacacacacacacacacacaatggtaacTCTGTGAAGTGATGGACATGTTAATTAACCTCATTGTAGGAATCATTTCATACTATATGgcatatcaaatcatcacagtAAACTTTAAACAGATAacattttgtcaattatatctcaataaagttggagaaaaaattaatcctaactttttcatttccttccttattgttccttccctcctcctcctcaccccaggACCCCATTTTCACCATCTCCCAAGCCCAATCATGTAACAGTCAGGATAGGATTAACCAAGTTTCTATATTACTTTTGTTGGTTCTTTGCATCCCTGTAACAATAGGACTGCCTAATATTAGACAGGAACCCCCAATTTCAGAGGCATAATTAGATATATTACTTTAACTAAAAGTAACTGCTATTGTAGATCTgaacaaacaacagaaacttttGTTTGTACAGTTGTGGTAAGTAACAGCCAAGAGAGTTGGGAAGAGGCTGAGCAAGGCTCATTATACTAATTATCTGGGGATCCCAAGACCCATCAAACTTTGGAGAAGAGTAGATCCCTTAGGAAAATAAAGATGCAATCCAAATCTTTCAACTCTGATGTCAGCTCCACAAAGAGATGTGTTTGTTCCAGGAATAACTCACCCACTCTCCCCTAGAGCCGCATTGTCCCCAGAGGAAATATAGTCTCATAGAGACTGGGCCAATGTGAGGATGTAATAAGAGTCATTAACCTGTCAAAATCATCACCTTTAGTCCAAGAAGACGATGAAGGAGGAATCCACCAAATGACAACTGTATTCTTCCAAAGCTTCCCCCAGGATGAGCTTGCTGAAAATGGAAGATTTCAACATTCTGTTCTCAACAGATCCTGTTACCTGAAAGATGACAAAGTTCAAGGAAACTATTCTCCTACCCAGGGAATGACAGCTGACCATTCAAGTTGATCATTCAATGCTTTGGAAAAAGATAGGTGTTCTTAGAGAACAAATTCATGGGAGATGAAGATCTCAGACTAAAAGCACAAGATCTGTATTTAGACCCATAGACAATATTGCAACCTGAAGAAATAACTATGCGAACTAGGCACCTTCTGCAATCCTGTGAGTAGTGTAATTGGCATGGCCTGATTGGGACTTCTCCAGAGGGCTAGTAGATACCTAACCTGAACCTGCAGGGTAATCTCCACCTTATTGCTGCAGAGGATGGCAGAACAGCAGTGGCTTCCTCAAACCCTCTTGTTCCGGGTACTTTTTTACCTTCCTTTATAATATTGACACATCAAATACACACATGGTGTAATTTGAGCCCCACCATCCAAGTCAAAGGTAGGCAAACCAATGTTTATTCATATAGTTGCTCACTCACATTGAGGAACTTTGTCTGCCCCACCTGTACTGTTTGTGACTGGCCCTTGGAAAATCCAAAGCTCTGGACAGTATTGATTCTGGGTGAAACTTCTAATGGTTTTCCTTAGAAGGAGATCTCACCCTCCTTCTAAGTGTACCAGAACTGTCCCAAAGACCATGCAATTCCAGGATAACAGGAAAAACCTCCAGAGCATCCACAGACTTTCCCCTGGACACTGTATAACTACCCTTAAAACAGTGAATGGtcagggcacttggctggctcagtctatagAGCATAggactcttaatctcagagttgtgagtttgagccccatgttgagtatagagattacttaaaaataaaatattttttaaaaagagcaaacagCGAATGGTCTAGGTAGATGGTGGCATGTCCAGGCTCTCAGGCTGCCATCAAGCATGTAGGATAAAAGGGGAAATGGCCGGGATTCAGGAAGTGGCTCACTTCTCATTATATATggactccccccaacccccctccagATGTTGACCTCTGGTTTGaagtgggaaaagaaacaaaagattaaCAGCAGCACTGTTTATGTGCTATATCCTTGGGCTGGTCACAAGGTGTTTTCATGGTTTGTGCCAAGTTTATGATTCAGTATGAAGCTGGAGCTTTGTCCTCAGCTTCCACTCACATCCAACTCTTTCTCATCTTAATCTCTGTTGTCCTCTTTCTTCCAATGTGTCCCACTGGGACTTCACCTAGAAAGCACTCATTCTATTGTCCCTGCTGCTGTTTCTGGGTATCACATTCATGTTGCATCCTGCTTCTGCTCCAGAAAGAGATGGGTAAGTTTCTTGGTTACCTGGGCTTACCTTTGAACCTCAGAGACTTTGTTTTCAAATGACTGAGAAGCTAAGCAATGTTACGCCTAGGAATAACCCTGGTGAATATCCTCAGAGGCTGAACAACTATTTTGTGTTAATAACTgtcaataaatgttacctataATGGTAGTTTATAGCATGACTGTATAGTGTAGCCTGTgctgaaaagaagacaaaatctggggtgtctgagtggctcagttggttaagtgtttgactcttgatatcagctcaggtcttgatctcaggatcatgagttcaaggcccacattgggctccactctgggcatggagcctacttgaaaaacagtcataaaaaaagaaaaaaaaatatatatatatacacacacacacacacacacacatacagtttaCCATTTCATCCTCTCTACTAGTATTCCCTAGCATTTCCTTCATTACAAGTACCTAACATGGATCCCAATCTTATTTTCCAGTGACTACCAAATAATTCTTGCTATAGTTCTGCCTGATAATTAAGGTAGTAGTTGATAATGTTTAAGGAAGGAAATGTCCAAGCatgcttacttttttttcatgtttatttatttgtttattgcgagagagagagagagagagagagagaatttcaagcaggctccttgtagagcctgatgtggggctgaaacttacgaactgcaagatcactacctgaactaaaatcaagagtgggatgcttaaccaactgagccactcaggtgcccttaagatttttatttttaagtaatctctacacccaacatggggctggaactcacataaccaagatcaagactcatatgctctactgactgggccagccaagcaccccttgGGGATGCTGACTTTTAGAAAGAGACCTTTTTAAGGGTTTGGGGGTTTGGGGGTTATGCTGCTGGAAGCACTGGGGCAGACCCAACCAGAACTCTATTTACTAGCTCAAAATCCAGATCATCTCAAAGATGGATAGTGTCCCTTTAGAGGATGTTTGTGGGGACATACATACACCCTCTCATGAGGAAAAGCAAATTCTCTTCACATGGGCCAGTTTAAGACTACTTGGCATATGACTCTGCAAAGTATCTGTCCCTTAGGAAGTATGACATAAATGAGCCCTCAACCTCTTCTTTGTCAAACACCACCACATCCATCTCTCAGGCAATTGAGATGTTACTCACTCATTCAGTAGATGTTTATTGAAGCTGATTATTTCAAGAAACTCATTCTAAGTGCtgcataaaaacaaatttaaaaagaaaaattttaagtttattttatatttattttgagagagagagagaaagaaagagagcatgagcaggggtgggacagagagagagggagaaagagaatcccaagcaggctcccccacagggctcaaactcacaaactgtgagatcatgaattgagccaaaatcaagagttgaatgcttaaccaactgagccacccaggcgccccaagaaatttttTGACTCAgtaaacaacaaatgaaaaacaaatataaaattcaatacaaatcaaaagaGATATAATAAAATTACTAGGGATACAGAggaaagattcattcattcataaaaattatAGCAATTTTTGAGGAGagacttaaaggaaaaataatatttgaaaggcTAATAATTCCAAGCTGAAAGAATGTCATGTGCAGACACACAGGTGCATAAAACAGTATTAAGAAATCTCAAAGAGTCTATTGTATCTAGAGTCCACAAGGAGATGTAAGAGAAGAACCTGGATACATCATTAAATCTTGAATACCAAACTTCctcttaagaatttttatttatgcatatattacttgaattattcttttttgatttgtAAGAGTTGTACTTTTCTCTcataaatttcctcttttttttagtAATCCAAATACTCATGAAAGGTATCAAATTTCAGGTAATCTTGAAAAACAATAGAGCATCTATGCATTCTAAATCAGTTTACGAGGATATGGATTGTTGCAGTGAATGGCTAAGTTAAGCAAAAAGAGGTTACTGCCCTCAAATATGAACTATTTATGGAAAAAGACCTATGGttggaataaatataaaagtaaaaagtattgGAAATAGATTATAATGTTAGGGGCAATAGGATTCATTCTGTGTTGAGAAGAAAAGTTTGGTTCAAAAAGTAAGCAAGGATAATTTTTGCTTTGGGGCTTTACTTAGGCCACCCTTAAAATCACCACTTTTTCCTCCAACACACAGACGTGCCAGGGATCAAACATGAGATGGCAAACCCAGGGACCTTACAAAACAAGCTTGAGTAGTGAGCGTTGGAAAGATACGTccttcaaagaaataaaggaagctgTCACACAAAAATGGAACACTCATCCCCTTTCCTTTCAGTTACAAAGTTCCTGAGGTCCCCAGAACATCCGTCCTCCTGATGCTGCACACCTCTGATCGGCCACCCTCAGCAGAGGTCAGAGGAGCCATGAGGAACTACACCACTGTCACCGAGTTTGTCCTGCTGGGACTCTCAGATGCCTGTGAGTTGCAGATGCTCATcttcctggggctgctgctgaCCTACCTCCTCACTCTGCTGGGGAATCTCCTCATCGTGGGCATCACCCTCGTGGACAGGcgcctccacacccccatgtactacTTCCTCCGCAACTTTGCTGTCCTGGAGATCTGGTTCACCTCGGTCTTCCCCCCCAAGATGCTGACCAACATCCTGACTGGATACAAGACCATCACTCTCCCAGGCTGTTTCCTACAAAGtttcctctatttcttcctggGCACCACAGAGTTCTTCCTTCTGGCAGTGATGTCCTTTGACAGGTATGTGGCCATATGTAACCCCTTACGTTATGCAACCATCATGAGCAAAAGGGTCTGTGTGAAGTCAGTTCTTTGTTCATGGATGGCAGGATTCCTTCTCATTGTCTTTCCAAGTTCCATCACTTTTCAGCAGCCATTTTGTGGCCCCAATGTCATTAACCATTTCTTTTGTGACAACTTTCCACTCCTGGAACTCATATGTGCAGACACAAGTCTGATAGAACTTCTGGGTTTTATTGCGGCCAACCTCAGTTTGCTGGGCACTCTGTCCGTGACGGCCACCTGCTACGGCCACATCCTCCACACCATCCTGCGCATCCCCTCGGCCAAGGAGAGGCAGAAAGCCTTCTCAACCTGCTCCTCCCACATCATTGTTGTGTCTCTCTTCTATGGCAGCTGCATCTTCATGTACATCCGGTCAGGCAAGGGAAATGAGGGGGAGGACAGGAACAAGGTGGTGGCCTTGCTCAACACCGTGGTGACCCCGATGCTCAATCCCTTCATCTACACCCTGCGGAACAAGCAGGTGAAGCAGGTGTTTAAGGAGCAGGTAAACAAGCTCTTCTTATAAACCTGTGGAATTAAGAGGCTGAAACTAATATTCCCAGGAAGGCTAACACGATTCAGGACCCTGCCAGAAATGGAGACTTTCCCACTTAGAAAATTCTCTGCTGCCATGTTTCTGGGGTGCCAGTCACTATGCAACTCAGCGTAAACTCATAAGCTCTCTAGATCCCCAAAGCTTTTTTATTAATGATCAGATTTGAATTATTCTCTTCATTCCATCTGTGTCTGCCTGGCTTCCCAACAGAATACAAAGAGCTCTTTGGGAGCAGGTCCCAGCCCTGTAATTCACCACAAGCCTCAAGCACCAACCCATTGTCATTGACCATATAAATACTCAATAAGTACTTGCACCCTAACTGGTTCTTTGGGGTCTGTTGCTCCAACACCCTCAGAGGAGAGGGTGCTAACAGTTCTCTGTTAGCACTGCCCTCATTTCACACTTGTGCTCCTCTCACAGTAATACATCAGCAAGAACTCAACAGAGGACTAAGCCCAATTGCTTATTATTTTGTACACAAACTtcttatgcttttttaaattaaaattgataGAAATTCCTCGTTCCTATTGATAACAGCTCTCCTCCCTACTGGTTggttacttctctgagcc includes:
- the LOC106988213 gene encoding olfactory receptor 49 — its product is MLHTSDRPPSAEVRGAMRNYTTVTEFVLLGLSDACELQMLIFLGLLLTYLLTLLGNLLIVGITLVDRRLHTPMYYFLRNFAVLEIWFTSVFPPKMLTNILTGYKTITLPGCFLQSFLYFFLGTTEFFLLAVMSFDRYVAICNPLRYATIMSKRVCVKSVLCSWMAGFLLIVFPSSITFQQPFCGPNVINHFFCDNFPLLELICADTSLIELLGFIAANLSLLGTLSVTATCYGHILHTILRIPSAKERQKAFSTCSSHIIVVSLFYGSCIFMYIRSGKGNEGEDRNKVVALLNTVVTPMLNPFIYTLRNKQVKQVFKEQVNKLFL